In Planctomycetota bacterium, one genomic interval encodes:
- a CDS encoding DUF2238 domain-containing protein, with product MKIFGYILYITLWLVLIASGTQPFDRLTWVMEVFWVFGGLIVFAALYLKNIKLTPLLGILLFIHALILIYGGHYTYERVPLGFWMQDWFGFIRNNYDRIGHFAQGFIPAILFREIFARNKAINGFRWLTIVVFASCVAFSALFELLEFASAMVLGSGVDNYLGSQGDIWDAQWDMLYCAIGSIISLALFSKIHDRQLNR from the coding sequence ATGAAAATATTCGGATACATACTTTACATCACCCTGTGGCTGGTGCTTATCGCATCGGGAACACAGCCCTTTGACCGGCTGACCTGGGTAATGGAGGTCTTCTGGGTCTTCGGCGGATTAATCGTTTTTGCCGCCCTCTATCTTAAAAATATAAAGCTGACGCCTTTACTGGGCATATTATTATTTATCCACGCCCTGATTCTCATCTACGGAGGGCATTACACTTACGAAAGGGTCCCGCTTGGATTCTGGATGCAGGATTGGTTCGGTTTTATCAGGAACAATTACGACCGCATCGGACACTTTGCCCAGGGCTTTATCCCGGCAATCCTTTTCCGGGAGATATTTGCCAGGAACAAGGCGATAAACGGATTCCGGTGGTTGACGATAGTTGTATTTGCCTCGTGTGTGGCGTTCAGCGCGCTCTTTGAACTTCTGGAATTCGCTTCAGCCATGGTCTTGGGAAGCGGGGTGGATAATTACCTCGGGAGCCAGGGGGATATCTGGGATGCCCAATGGGATATGCTTTATTGTGCTATAGGCAGTATCATATCGCTCGCTTTATTTTCCAAGATTCACGACCGGCAGCTCAATCGCTAA
- the bioB gene encoding biotin synthase BioB translates to MNKLTEILANIFEGKLISHEDAKWLVSRECDLWNMLHGANTLRTHFKGDKVNLCSIINAKSGSCAEDCKFCAQSSHHSAEAKIYPLVSAEEIKKGYKRSAEIGAHGFSIVTSGNELTGKEINAICKVSTEISSNPKSQTTNSKSIPYLCGSLGRLSVANAKKLKDAGMIKCHHNLETSRRFFSHVCSSHTYDERIETIKSLKKAGLKVCSGGIFGMGETWEDRIDMALTLRELEVDSVPLNFLIPIKGTMLEGAKLLTPQEILRTIAIFRYVMPKQNIRICAGREKNLRDMQSWIFYAGADGMMIGGYLTQPGRSVEEDLQMIKDLGLSISK, encoded by the coding sequence ATGAATAAACTGACCGAAATTCTCGCCAATATATTTGAAGGAAAACTCATCAGCCATGAAGACGCCAAGTGGCTTGTTTCCAGGGAGTGCGACCTATGGAATATGCTCCACGGTGCGAACACCCTCCGTACGCATTTTAAAGGTGATAAAGTAAATCTCTGCTCCATTATCAATGCCAAAAGCGGCTCCTGCGCCGAAGACTGCAAGTTCTGCGCGCAGTCAAGCCATCATTCAGCCGAAGCGAAAATATACCCCTTGGTCAGCGCGGAGGAGATAAAAAAAGGATATAAACGCTCCGCGGAAATCGGCGCGCACGGATTCAGCATCGTCACCAGCGGAAACGAACTGACCGGAAAGGAAATCAATGCTATCTGTAAAGTCTCCACGGAGATTTCCTCAAATCCCAAATCCCAAACTACAAATTCAAAATCTATCCCATATCTTTGCGGATCGCTGGGCAGGCTTTCCGTTGCCAATGCCAAAAAGCTTAAAGACGCCGGCATGATTAAATGCCATCATAACCTGGAAACATCCCGCAGGTTCTTTTCCCATGTATGCTCTTCTCATACTTATGATGAGCGCATAGAAACTATAAAGAGCCTTAAAAAAGCCGGATTAAAAGTCTGCAGCGGCGGAATCTTTGGCATGGGCGAAACCTGGGAAGACCGGATTGATATGGCATTGACTTTGCGGGAACTGGAAGTGGATTCGGTCCCCCTGAATTTCCTTATCCCGATAAAGGGCACCATGCTTGAGGGTGCGAAACTGCTCACCCCGCAAGAGATTTTACGCACCATTGCCATCTTCCGTTATGTTATGCCCAAACAGAATATCAGGATTTGCGCAGGGCGCGAAAAGAACCTGCGCGATATGCAGTCGTGGATATTCTATGCCGGCGCGGACGGGATGATGATAGGCGGTTATCTTACCCAGCCGGGCCGTTCGGTTGAAGAAGACCTGCAGATGATAAAGGACCTTGGACTGAGCATTAGCAAATGA
- the atpC gene encoding ATP synthase F1 subunit epsilon, which translates to MKSFEIEIITPEKMVFKGSAQSLIVPAHKGYLGVLVGHAPFIAALNAGKVTVRPDGQKDEHVFTITGGMMETTPTKTTILADSVE; encoded by the coding sequence ATGAAAAGTTTTGAGATAGAAATAATTACCCCGGAAAAAATGGTTTTTAAGGGCTCGGCGCAGTCGCTTATCGTCCCTGCCCATAAAGGTTATTTGGGCGTTTTGGTTGGCCATGCCCCGTTTATCGCGGCGCTTAACGCCGGAAAGGTGACTGTTCGACCGGATGGACAAAAGGATGAACATGTGTTTACCATAACAGGCGGCATGATGGAAACAACCCCGACTAAAACCACCATTTTGGCTGATTCGGTGGAATAA
- a CDS encoding translation elongation factor-like protein has protein sequence MLAVEAKEIGKVEHYFGKIGVAAIRITSGPLNVGDTIHVKGHTTNLTQKVDSMQAENKSVQKANNGDGIGIKVKAHVRDNDVIYKVIE, from the coding sequence TTGCTTGCAGTGGAAGCGAAAGAAATCGGTAAAGTAGAGCACTATTTTGGCAAAATTGGCGTGGCGGCGATTAGGATTACCTCCGGGCCGCTTAATGTGGGAGATACTATCCACGTAAAAGGACATACGACCAACCTGACCCAAAAGGTTGATTCTATGCAGGCGGAAAATAAATCTGTCCAGAAAGCGAATAATGGAGATGGGATTGGCATCAAGGTGAAAGCCCATGTCCGTGATAATGATGTTATTTATAAGGTAATAGAATGA